The following coding sequences are from one Oncorhynchus clarkii lewisi isolate Uvic-CL-2024 chromosome 20, UVic_Ocla_1.0, whole genome shotgun sequence window:
- the LOC139377431 gene encoding zinc finger protein 420-like: protein MLSSVSLRAQIASIIEVLSKAAVAEISKVVDDGIVVLRVEMCQRENEINVLKNNVQQLDSELRRARTRGIQARRRIHHGRSVAAANLGRGGPGKSATTCVGRTSLEKLQSGEDGNERDEEDIQRANETQVKTEPGVELEQAKQSTGRKDKGRLDAELSMYDRDSPQWMSSSQADNDMEMSHSEYLNSSGQNSQCLPDHSSVPPGKAEASCSGVSFPGKPYFDVREDMISQLRQPQHYRQSDILKRTSDGTVQSNPDPRSVLGFGSNYNTARRARTKRFCQVKKHFICTLCGKSFERYGHLERHLRIHTGEKPYSCDLCGRCFNQKSSLKGHLKTHRVSIDGEANNEEMPPLDRSQSEEEQCNKNNEVVQTPEIPVKSEPEEQKDASQTLNHKGEEQTAGNAEELAANLSLCERGSQSWMSGSQADHDIETSNSEYFSSSGHKSQCIPDHSALNHVPGRVEASCSSASFPGKPYVDVREDMILQLRQQHYGPSDTLLIESDGTVQSDSQGMEGVTLNHSPIFSSFPRKVRTFQGVTKDKKCFFCSFCGKVFERVGHLERHQRIHTGEKPYRCEICGRCFNQKSSLKGHLKTHRDGVEMLTEQPQLDKKPDVHPRPSENPEEQRAQASLAEELPSSGDSEDEEGGRGQGLVVKAEREKEFKAQTINLSGHQHQQSTERPGYQDDPEYVMDERERQLCRSFTAERHNDNESASVHPGCSFEGIKQQKSHPDSPSVQYNHRLFDGMHHHHGFYSSASREVELEHLSFQDEKNKLEMIEQEQYAGMALHARNREDGNGTILPRFQDRVSLPVVKETAMREYITEPNSKEGILFALGIDGFDSTEGSSATTDNTRNRCFICSICGKSFDRHSHFERHQRTHTGEKPYCCEICGKSFTQKSSLKAHQRLHTG from the exons ATGTTGAGCAGTGTTTCTCTACGGGCGCAGATCGCTTCCATCATAGAGGTACTTTCTAAAGCTGCGGTTGCAGAAATTAGCAAAGTAGTCGACGATGGTATAGTTGTGTTACGTGTGGAAATGTGTCAACGGGAAAATGAAATCAACGTCCTGAAAAATAATGTACAACAACTTGACAGCGAGCTTCGAAGAGCTCGAACTCGTGGGATTCAGGCTCGAAGACGCATTCATCATGGTCGATCAGTCGCTGCTGCGAATCTTGGGAGAGGAG GGCCAGGTAAAAGCGCTACTACTTGTGTAGGGAGGACCTCGCTTGAGAAACTGCAGTCTGGGGAAGATGGTAATGAAAGGGATGAAGAAGACATTCAACGTGCAAATGAGACTCAGGTGAAAACTGAGCCAGGAGTGGAGCTGGAACAAGCAAAGCAAAGTACAGGGAGAAAGGACAAAGGTCGTCTGGATGCTGAACTGTCAATGTATGACAGAGACAGCCCGCAGTGGATGTCCAGTTCACAAGCAGACAATGATATGGAGATGAGCCATTCAGAATATTTGAATAGTTCAGGGCAAAACTCCCAGTGTCTCCCTGATCACTCTTCTGTACCTCCTGGAAAGGCGGAAGCGTCATGCAGCGGTGTTTCGTTTCCAGGTAAACCATATTTTGATGTAAGAGAGGATATGATTTCACAGCTCAGACAGCCACAACATTATCGGCAGTCAGACATACTCAAGAGAACAAGTGACGGCACAGTACAGTCAAACCCAGACCCTAGAAGTGTATTGGGCTTTGGCTCAAATTATAATACTGCAAGGAGAGCGAGGACCAAGCGATTTTGCCAGGTTAAGAAACACTTCATTTGCACactgtgtggaaagagttttgaaCGTTACGGCCATCTTGAAAGACATCTGCGAATTCATACGGGTGAGAAACCATACAGCTGTGACCTATGTGGAAGATGTTTCAACCAGAAGAGTAGCCTCAAAGGGCATCTGAAGACTCACAGAG TATCGATAGACGGAGAAGCTAACAACGAGGAGATGCCTCCCCTGGATAGAAGTCAGTCTGAGGAAGAGCAATGCAACAAAAATAATGAAGTGGTCCAAACTCCTGAGATACCTGTGAAGTCGGAGCCAGAGGAGCAGAAGGATGCATCCCAGACACTGAATCATAAAGGAGAAGAACAgactgcaggaaatgcagaagaaCTGGCTGCTAACTTGTcgttgtgtgagagagggagccAGTCGTGGATGTCCGGTTCACAAGCAGACCATGATATTGAGACAAGCAATTCAGAATATTTCAGCAGTTCTGGTCACAAGTCACAGTGTATCCCTGACCACTCAGCTTTAAATCATGTCCCAGGAAGGGTGGAAGCGTCGTGCAGCAGTGCTTCATTTCCAGGAAAACCATATGTTGATGTCAGAGAGGATATGATTTTGCAGCTCAGACAGCAACATTATGGACCTTCAGACACACTCCTGATAGAAAGTGACGGCACAGTACAGTCAGACTCACAGGGCATGGAAGGGGTTACACTGAACCATAGCCCTATCTTCTCTAGTTTTCCAAGGAAAGTGAGAACCTTCCAAGGAGTCACCAAGGACAAGAAGTGCTTCTTCTGTTCATTCTGTGGGAAGGTCTTTGAGCGGGTTGGTCATCTGGAAAGGCACCAGCGAATTCATACGGGTGAGAAACCGTACAGATGTGAAATATGCGGAAGGTGTTTCAACCAGAAGAGCAGCCTCAAAGGACATCTGAAGACTCACAGAG ATGGTGTTGAAATGCTAACGGAACAACCTCAACTTGATAAGAAGCCTGATGTCCATCCTAGACCCTCAGAGaacccagaggaacagagggctCAGGCCTCACTTGCTGAAGAACTGCCTAGCTCTggggacagtgaagatgaggaggggggaaggggacaggggttAGTAGTGAAAGCGGAGCGAGAGAAGGAGTTTAAAGCCCAGACAATCAATCTGTCTGGACATCAACACCAACAAAGCACAGAGCGACCAGGTTATCAGGATGACCCAGAGTATGTCATGGATGAGAGGGAGCGTCAGCTGTGTAGATCTTTTACAGCAGAGAGGCACAATGATAACGAGTCTGCATCTGTACATCCAGGTTGCTCCTTCGAAGGTATAAAGCAGCAGAAGTCCCATCCAGATTCGCCCAGTGTCCAATACAATCACCGTCTCTTTGATGGAATGCACCACCACCACGGGTTCTATTCGTCAGCTTCTAGAGAGGTGGAACTTGAACACTTGTCTTTTCAGGATGAGAAAAACAAGTTGGAAATGATTGAGCAAGAGCAGTATGCAGGAATGGCTCTACATGCAAGGAACCGAGAGGATGGCAATGGGACAATACTACCCAGGTTTCAGGACCGGGTATCACTACCTGTGGTGAAGGAAACGGCAATGAGAGAGTACATCACAGAACCAAACAGTAAAGAAGGCATTTTATTTGCCCTTGGTATAGATGGTTTTGACAGCACAGAGGGCAGCAGTGCCACCACAGACAACACAAGAAATAGATGTTTCATATGCTCCAtttgtggaaagagttttgaTCGCCATAGTCATTTTGAAAGACACCAGCGCACTCATACTGGTGAGAAACCCTACTGCTGTGAGATATGTGGTAAGAGTTTCACTCAGAAGAGCAGCCTGAAAGCTCATCAGAGACTTCATACAGGGTAG